The following are encoded together in the Cicer arietinum cultivar CDC Frontier isolate Library 1 chromosome 2, Cicar.CDCFrontier_v2.0, whole genome shotgun sequence genome:
- the ALDC gene encoding fructose-bisphosphate aldolase, cytoplasmic isozyme yields the protein MSNFKSKYHDELIANAAYIGTPGKGILAADESTGTIGKRLASINVENVETNRRALRELLFTAPNVLQYLSGVILFEETLYQSTAAGKPFVDVLNEAGVLPGIKVDKGTVELAGTDGETTTQGLDGLGARCAKYYEAGARFAKWRAVLKIGPNEPSEHSIHENAYGLARYAVICQENGLVPIVEPEILVDGSHDIHKCAAITERVLAATYKALSDHHVLLEGTLLKPNMVTPGSDSPKVAPEVVAEHTVRALQRTVPAAVPAVVFLSGGQSEEEATVNLNAINQVKGKKPWTLSFSFGRALQQSTLKAWSGKEENVKNAQDALLTRAKANSEATLGTYKGNSQLGEGASESLHVKDYKY from the exons ATGTCGAACTTCAAGAGCAAGTACCATG ATGAACTTATTGCCAATGCTGCCTACATCGGCACACCCGGAAAGGGTATTCTTGCTGCTGATGAGTCAACTGGAACAATCGGTAAGCGTCTAGCCAGCATCAATGTCGAGAACGTCGAAACCAACAGGCGTGCTCTTCGTGAGCTTCTTTTCACTGCCCCCAATGTCCTTCAGTATCTCAGTGGAGTTATTCTCTTTGAGGAGACCCTCTACCAGAGCACAGCTGCAG GCAAGCCTTTCGTCGATGTCTTGAACGAAGCTGGTGTTCTTCCCGGTATCAAGGTTGACAAGGGTACCGTTGAGCTCGCCGGAACTGACGGAGAAACCACCACTCAGGGTCTAGACGGCCTTGGTGCACGATGTGCCAAGTACTACGAAGCTGGTGCACGTTTTGCTAAATGGCGTGCCGTCCTCAAAATCGGCCCCAACGAACCATCTGAGCATTCTATCCATGAGAATGCATATGGTTTGGCCCGATACGCCGTCATATGCCAAGAGAACGGACTTGTTCCTATTGTCGAGCCTGAGATCCTTGTTGACGGATCTCACGACATTCACAAGTGTGCCGCCATCACCGAGCGTGTCCTTGCAGCAACCTACAAGGCCTTGAGTGACCACCATGTCCTCCTCGAAGGAACTCTCTTGAAGCCTAACATGGTGACACCAGGATCCGATTCACCAAAGGTTGCACCCGAGGTTGTTGCTGAGCACACCGTTAGAGCCTTGCAGCGAACCGTACCTGCCGCAGTTCCCGCCGTCGTCTTCTTGTCTGGTGGACAGAGCGAGGAAGAGGCCACTGTCAACCTCAATGCCATCAACCAAGTGAAGGGTAAGAAGCCATGGACACTTTCTTTCTCCTTTGGAAGGGCACTTCAACAGAGTACCCTTAAGGCATGGTCTGGAAAAGAAGAGAATGTGAAGAATGCACAAGATGCTTTGTTGACAAGGGCTAAGGCTAATTCAGAAGCTACTCTTGGAACTTACAAGGGTAACTCTCAACTTGGTGAAGGTGCCTCAGAGAGTCTCCATGTTAAGGACTACAAGTATTGA
- the LOC140919440 gene encoding uncharacterized protein produces MYGLPPGYTPPLVVNPMENNPNHLNPQNTQPSENIPYIAPQVPHFDTNGNWHQPHIGDDTQSKEKFHVLEERIKAIEGYNVYGLEAFDMCLVPDVTIPAKFKVPDFEKYKGNTCPKNHLTMYCRKMASHAHNDKLLIHFFQDSLSGASLSWYMHLERNQIRSWKDLADAFLKQYRYNVDMAPDRMQLQNSLKNDNEAFKEYAQRWREMASQVEPPLSEREMVGMFMDTLQSPFYDKMIGSMSSNFSDLVMIGERIESGMRSGKIVCAATSVKRPQTTFTKKKEGDTNAVMVNPRISYFPPINSYRPPIFQPPIPQNPYTPYPYVAATTQASFPQYHPSRPPFYQPPPTAFSPQNQYPSSNHYRPPVNREKRITRFDPIPVTYSQLLPHLLQNSMVVIRPMKPLEPPFPKWYNPNAKCEYHAGAVGHSIEDCQALKSKVQELINAKWLTFKEDNPNIGSNPLPGHGNASVNFIEDGIDQHAVDGHVFTMGSCVENNISFPKPLEILYKKENLKSTHNKPNAIIVQTPIPFPYGNTKAVPWKYEVTSHLADHQPSDDCEPKGTEVTNISGIGGMTRSGRVYTPEQLRKKEVNGEKGKEDMYHTIKGQEISKKTVSEEEASEFLKFVKQSEYKVVDQLNQTPSKISVLSLLLNSEAHRRALMKVLNEAHVTHDITVDQFDGVVGNITASSCLSFSDNELPAEGTEHNKALHISMRCHDHILARVLVDNGSSLNVMPKSTLSKLFVEGACLKPSALVVKAFDGSRRQVIGEIDLPIQIGPHIFGITFQVMDIKPAYSCLLGRPWIHAAGAVTSTLHQKLKFTVNNKLVIIYGEEDMIVSHLSSTGYIEDTEEAIETFFQALEIANVVFMGEGYRLKEPKQSTISLKSTKSMLEGGVFLNLGKLIEIPEKNNRYGLGYVPTQADEEKAAKEKRENKVTRRENWIPNSQKIPICDIRQNFQSAGIIYADQVAVAEEDHGDDDTLKLVYPCPPNTNLNNWKIIEFPVFVNSCSFLLAIFIHIYIFFFFSFKQCRVENEYVENNSARTISCNFERLINHADEDCEDDCELPPELESLIEREAKIIQPYQEPVEAINLGTGHDKKEVKVGMSMKESEREKLVKLLIDYVDVFAWSYQDMPGLDTNIVEHKLPLKPEYTPIKQKLRRMRPDMSLKIREEVKKQFDAGFLAVAKYPQWVANIVPVPKKDGKVRMCVDYRDLNKASPKDDFPLPHIDVLVDSTAQYSLFSFMDGFSGYNQIKMAPEDMEKTTFITQWGTFCYKVMPFGLKNAGATYQRAMVTLFHDMMHKEIEVYVDDMIAKSRTEEDHVVNLQKLFERLRKFKLRLNPAKCTFGVRSGKLLGFIVSQKGIEVDPDKVRAIQEMPAPRTEKEVRGFLGRLNYIARFISHLTATCEPIFKLLRKDQKVEWNENCQKAFEKIKQYLSKPPILVPPVPGKPLIMYLTVLDESMGCVLGQHDESGRKEHAIYYLSKKFTSCETRYSLLERTCCALAWAARRLRQYMLCHTTWLVSKMDPIKYIFEKPALTGRIARWQMLLSEYDLVYVTQKSIKGSALAEYLAHQPVEDYQSMQCEFPDEDIMNLVEEIESSDKEKWRLVFDGASNALGHGIGAILISPENQFTPFTARLCFDCTNNIAEYEACVMGIKAAIESNVKFLEVYGDSLLVIHQTKGDWETRDSKLIPYHTHIKELTEQFEKITFHHIPREENQLADALATLSSMFKITTNQDVPVIKIQQRDKPAYCLSIEEELDGKPWFYDIKSYVKNKEYPLGISENDKRVLRRLSMNFFLNGDVLYKRNHDMVLLRCVDKAEAGKIIQEVHEGSFGTHANGHTMARKILRAGYYWLTMESDCFSHVKKCHKCQIYADKIHVPPTSLNVLTSPWPFSMWGMDVIGLIEPKASNGHRFILVAIDYFTKWVEAASYANVTRSVVVRFIKRELICRYGLPNKIITDNATNLNNKMMKELCDNFKIQHHNSSPYRPKMNGAVEAANKNIKKIIQKMVETYKDWHEMLPFALHGYRTSVRTSTGATPFSLVYGMEAVLPIEVEIPSIKVLMETKLEEAEWVQSRYDQLNLIEEKRMIALCHGQLYQKRLKKAYEKKVRPREFREGELVLKKILPIKKDSRGKWTPNYEGPYVVKKAFSGGALILAEMDGDELPLPVNSDAVKKYYA; encoded by the exons ATGTACGGTCTTCCACCCGGTTATACTCCACCCTTAGTCGTCAACCCCATGGAAAACAACCCAAACCACTTAAACCCCCAAAACACTCAACcctcagaaaatattccatatattgcaccccaagtaccccatttcgatactaatggaaattggcatcaacctcacattggggatgatacacaatcaaaggaaaaattccatgtcttggaagagcgaataaaagctattgaggggtataatgtttatggccttgaagctttcgatatgtgtttggttcctgatgtgactatccctgccaaattcaaggttcctgactttgaaaaatacaagggcaacacatgtcctaaaaatcatctaactatgtattgcagaaaaatggcatctcatgctcataacgataaacttctcattcacttcttccaagacagtttgagtggggcatcgttaagttggtatatgcatcttgagcgaaatcaaattcgttcatggaaggacctagctgatgcctttttgaagcaatacaggtacaacgttgacatggcccctgataggatgcaattgcaaaattcactgaaaaatgacaacgaagctttcaaagaatacgcacaacggtggagggaaatggcctcacaagtagaacccccattatctgaaagagaaatggttggtatgtttatggatactctccagtcgcctttttatgacaagatgattgggagtatgtcatcaaacttttctgaccttgtcatgataggagaaaggatagaaagtgggatgaggagtggcaagatcgTATGTGCAGCAACTAGCGTGAAACGACCCCAGacgacattcacaaaaaagaaagaaggagacactaacgctgtaatggtaaaccccagaatctcttattttccacccatcaattcttatcgacccccaatTTTCCAGCCCCCGATACCACAAAATCCTTACACcccttatccatatgtggccgcaaccacacaagcttcattccctcaatatcacccttcaagaccacctttttatcaaccaccacctaccgcattttccccacaaaatcaatacccaagctcaaatcactacagaccacctgtcaatcgagaaaaaaggataactcgttttgatccaattcccgtcacgtatagccaattgttgccccatttacttcaaaattcaatggtagtcataagaccaatgaaacctcttgaaccaccatttccaaaatggtataatccaaatgccaaatgtgaatatcatgcaggagccgttgggcattccattgaagattgtcaagccctaaaatctaaagtgcaagaattgattaatgcaaaatggcttaccttcaaggaggaCAATCCCAACATAGGGAGCAATCCTTTGCCAGGTCACGGGAACGCCTCTGTGAATTTCATTGAAGATGGGATAGACCAACATGCAGTAGATGGTCATGTGTTCACCATGGGGtcgtgtgtggaaaataatatatctttcccaaaaccattggaaattctttacaaaaaagagaatcttaagtcaactcataacaagccaaatgcaataattgtccaaacaccaatcccgtttccttatggaaataccaaggcagtaccgtggaaatacgaagtcacatcccacttggcagatcatcaaccaagtgatgattgtgaacctaaaggaactgaggtcactaacatctcagggattggtggaatgactcggagtggtcgagtatacactcctgagCAACTTAGGAAAAAAGAGGTTAatggagaaaaaggaaaagaagatatgtatcataccataaaaggacaagagatcagtaaaaagacggtgtctgaagaagaagctagtgaatttttgaagtttgtcaagcaaagtgaatataaggtggtggatcagctaaatcagaccccttccaagatatcagttctctccttgttattgaattctgaagcacatagaagggcactgatgaaagttCTAAACGAAGCCCATGTTACTCACGATATCACTGTCgatcagtttgatggagttgtcggtaacatcactgctagtagttgcctgagttttagtgataatgaattaccagctgaagggACAGAGCATAATAAGGCACTGCACATCTCTATGAGGTGTCACGATCAcattcttgcacgagtgctagtagataatggttcatcattaaatgtcatgcctaaaTCAACACTGTCAAAGCTATTTGTTGAGGGAGCCTGTTTGAAGCCTAGTGctttggtggtgaaagcgtttgatggatctagaagacaagtgattggtgagattgacctgccaattcaaatcggaccccacatctttgggataaccttccaagtaatggatattaaaccggcgtacagttgtcttttagggagaccatggattcatgctgctggagcagtgacatccactctccatcaaaagctaaagtttacagtgaacaataagctggtaataatatatggggaagaagatatgatagtaagtcatttatcttctacaggctacattgaagacacggaggaagccatagagactttctttcaagcattagaaattgccaatgttgtcttcatgggtgaaggatatcgtttaaaagaaccaaaacaatctaccatatcattgaagtctaccaaatccatgttagaaggaggagtttttctcaatttggggaagttgatagaaataccagaaaagaacaataggtacgggttgggatatgtacctactcaagctgatgaagaaaaggctgcgaaggaaaaaagagaaaacaaggtGACTCGTCGAGAAAACTGGATACCGAATTCACAgaagattcctatttgtgacattcgtcaaaattttcaaagcgccggaataatatatgctgatcaggtggctgttgcggaagaggatcatggtgatgatgataccctcaagctagtgtacccttgtcctccaaacaccaatctcaacaattggaagatcatcgagtttcccgtgtttgttaattcatgttca tttcttttggcaatctttattcatatatatatttttttctttttttcttttaaacaatgcagagtcgaaaatgaatatgttgaaaataacagcgctagaaccatttcttgtaactttgaacgtctgattaatcatgccgatgaggattgtgaagacgattgtgagcttcccccagaactagaaagcttaattgaacgggaagctaagataatccaaccctatcaagaacctgttgaggcgatcaatttagggactgggcatgataaaaaagaagttaaagttggtatgtctatgaaagaaagtgagcgagaaaagttggttaaacttttaattgattatgtggatgtctttgcatggtcatatcaggatatgcccgggttagatactaacatagttgaacacaagctaccactaaaacctgaatacactccaattaaacagaagttgagaaggatgagacctgatatgtcgcttaaaattagagaagaggtcaagaagcaatttgatgctggtttcttagcagtagcaaaatatcctcaatgggtggctaatattgtaccagttccaaagaaagatggaaaggttcgaatgtgcgttgattatcgggatttaaataaagctagtcctaaagatgattttcctctacctcatattgatgtcctagtggatagcactgctcaatactctcttttctccttcatggatggtttctcagggtacaatcaaatcaagatggctcccgaagatatggaaaaaactacgttcatcacacaatgggggactttctgctataaagtgatgccatttggattgaagaatgccggggcaacctatcaaagagcaatggtaaccttgtttcatgacatgatgcataaggaaatagaggtttacgtggatgatatgatcgcaaaatctcgaactgaagaagaccatgttgttaaccttcaaaagttatttgagcgactaaggaagttcaaacttcgtttaaaccctgctaaatgcacatttggtgtaagatcaggcaaattacttgggtttatcgttagtcaaaaagggatagaggtggacccagataaagtaagagcaatacaagaaatgccggctccacgcactgaaaaagaagttcgtggctttttgggtagattgaattacattgcaaggtttatatcgcacctcaccgctacatgcgagccgattttcaaattgttgcgcaaagaccaaaaggttgaatggaatgagaattgtcaaaaagctttcgaaaagattaagcagtacttatcaaaacctccCATCCTAGTGCCCCCTGTTCCtgggaaaccacttattatgtacttaacagtacttgacgagtcaatgggctgcgtactggggcagcatgatgaatctggtaggaaagaacatgctatttattatttgagcaaaaagttcaccagttgtgaaacaagatattcactacttgaacgaacatgttgcgcattggcatgggctgctcgtcggttgagacaatacatgttatgtcatacaacttggttggtgtctaaaatggacccaattaagtacatctttgagaaacctgctcttactggaaggatcgcccgttggcagatgttgttatcagaatacgatttggtatatgttacacaaaaatccatcaaaggaagcgcactagcagagtacttagcccatcaaccggtagaagattatcaatcaatgcagtgtgaattccccgatgaagacataatgaatttagttgaagagattgaatcatctgataaagaaaagtggaggttggtgtttgatggtgcttctaatgcgttagggcatggaattggagccattttgatttctccagaaaaccagttcactccatttacggctaggttgtgttttgattgtacaaacaatattgctgaatatgaagcatgtgttatgggcattaaagcggctattgaatcaaatgtaaaatttcttgaggtatatggagactcattgttggtcatccatcagacgaaaggagattgggaaacgcgagattctaaattgattccgtatcacacccatatcaaagaattgacagaacaatttgagaagattacttttcaccatatccctcgagaagaaaaccagttagctgacgccttggccactttgtcgtcaatgttcaaaataaccacTAATCAAGACGTGCCGGTCATAAAGattcaacaaagagataaacctgcatattgcttatcaatagaagaagagttgGATGGCAAGCCGTGGTTTTAtgacatcaaatcatatgttaagaataaggaatatccattgggtatttcagagaacgacaaaagggttttaaggagattgtcaatgaatttcttcttgaatggtgatgtgctttataagagaaatcatgatatggttctcctcagatgtgtggataaagcagaagcggggaaaattatccaagaggttcacgaaggttctttcggaactcatgcaaatgggcacacaatggctagaaaaatcttaagggctggctactactggttgaccatggaatccgactgctttagtcacgtaaagaaatgtcacaaatgtcaaatctatgctgataaaatacatgtaccacccacttctttgaatgttttaacatcaccatggccattttcaatgtggggaatggatgttattggactcatcgagcctaaggcttcaaatggacaccggtttatcctagtagctattgattatttcacaaaatgggttgaagccgcttcttatgccaatgtgacgagaagtgtggttgtcagattcatcaaaagagaattgatttgtcgatatggattgccaaataagataatcactgataacgcgactaatctgaataacaaaatgatgaaagagttgtgtgataatttcaaaattcaacaccataattcttctccatatcgtccgaaaatgaatggggctgtagaagcagcaaataagaatatcaagaagatcatacagaagatggtggagacatataaggattggcatgaaatgcttccctttgcattacatggctatagaacctctgttcgtacctcaacaggggcaactcctttctcattggtgtatggaatggaagcggtacttcccatcgAAGTCGAAATTCCCTCAATCAAAGtcctgatggaaacaaaactagaagaggcagaatgggttcaatcacgatatgaccaattgaatctcatagaagaaaaaagaatgatagctttgtgtcatggtcaactatatcaaaaaagactcaaaaaagcttacgagaaaaaagtccgtcctcgagagtttcgaGAAGGAGAATTAGTgttgaagaaaatattgcccataaaaaaagattCTCGGGGAAAGTGGACTCCGAActacgaaggaccatatgttgtgaaaaaagctttctctgggggagctctaatactcgcagaaatggatggagatgagcttccacttccagtaaactcagatgcagtcaaaaaatattatgcttaa